In Struthio camelus isolate bStrCam1 chromosome 4, bStrCam1.hap1, whole genome shotgun sequence, a genomic segment contains:
- the PCDH10 gene encoding protocadherin-10 isoform X1 — translation MIVLFLFALLWMVEGALCQLHYTVQEEQEHGTFVGNIAEDLGLDITKLSARRFQTVPNSRSPYLDLNLETGVLYVNEKIDREQICKQSPSCLLHLEVFLENPLELFRVEIEVLDINDNPPSFPEPDLTVEISESATPGTRFPLESAFDPDVGTNSLRTYEITPNSYFSLDVQTQGDGNRFAELVLDKPLDREQQAVHRYVLTAVDGGQPQQRTGTALLTIRVLDSNDNVPAFEQPVYTVSLPENSPPGTLVLQLNATDPDEGQNGEVIYSFSSHISARARELFGIAPRTGRLEVSGELDYEESSVYQVYVQAKDLGPNAVPAHCKVLVRVLDANDNAPEISFSTVKEAVSEAAAPGTVVALFSVSDRDSEENGQVQCELLQGDAPFRLKSSFKNYYTIVTEGPLDREQPGGDAYTLTVVARDRGEPPLSTSKSIQVRVSDVNDNAPRFSQPVYQVYVSENNVPGAYIYAVSATDRDQGANAQLAYSILESQIQGMSVFTYVSINSENGFLYALRSFDYEQLKEFSFQVEARDAGEEPQPLAGNATVNIVVVDQNDNAPAIVSPLPGRNGTPAREVLPRGAEQGYLVSRVAAVDADDGENARLTYSIARGNEASLFRMDWRTGELRTARRVPAKRDPQRPYELVIEVRDHGQPPLSSTAAIQVVLVDGAAERPGGGGGGGLGAGAGAGGGGGGGGGEHRPSRSGGDTSLDLTLILIIALGSVSFIFLLAMIVLAVRCQKEKKLNIYTCLASDCCLGCCCCCPCCSRQARARKKKLSKSDIMLVQSSNVPSNPAQVPVEESGSFGSHHHNQNYCYQVCLTPESAKTDLMFLKPCSPSRSTDTEHNPCGAIVTGYADQQPDIISNGSILSSETKHQRAELSYLVDRPRRVNSSAFQEADIVSSKDSGHGDSEQGDSDHDATNRGQSSGMDLFSNCTEECKALGHSDRCWMPSFVPSDGRQAADYRSNLHVPGMDSVPDTEVFETPEAQPGAERSFSTFGKEKALHSTLERKELDGLLSNTRAPYKPPYLTLSISGSQSGL, via the exons ATGATTGTGCTattcctctttgccttgctctggATGGTGGAGGGGGCCCTTTGCCAGCTCCATTACACCgtgcaggaagagcaggagcatGGCACGTTCGTGGGGAATATCGCCGAGGACCTGGGCTTGGACATTACAAAACTTTCGGCTCGCCGCTTCCAGACGGTGCCCAACTCCCGCAGCCCTTACCTGGATCTCAACCTGGAGACCGGGGTGCTCTACGTGAACGAGAAGATCGACCGGGAGCAGATCTGCAAGCAGagcccctcctgcctgctgcacctGGAGGTCTTCCTGGAGAACCCCCTGGAGCTGTTCCGGGTGGAGATCGAGGTGCTGGACATCAACGACAACCCGCCCTCCTTCCCGGAGCCCGACCTCACGGTGGAGATCTCGGAGAGCGCCACGCCGGGCACCCGCTTCCCCCTGGAGAGCGCCTTCGACCCCGACGTGGGCACCAACTCGCTGCGCACCTACGAGATCACCCCCAACAGCTACTTCTCCCTGGACGTGCAGACGCAGGGCGACGGCAACCGCTTCGCCGAGCTGGTGCTCGACAAGCCGCTGGACCGGGAGCAGCAGGCGGTGCACCGCTACGTGCTGACCGCGGTGGACGgcgggcagccccagcagcgcaCCGGCACCGCCCTGCTCACCATCAGGGTGCTGGACTCCAACGACAACGTCCCCGCCTTCGAGCAGCCCGTCTACACCGTGTCGCTGCCGGAGAACTCGCCGCCCGGCACCCTGGTGCTGCAGCTCAACGCCACCGACCCCGACGAGGGCCAAAACGGCGAGGTCATCTACTCCTTCAGCAGCCACATCTCGGCCCGCGCCCGGGAGCTCTTCGGCATCGCGCCGCGCACGGGGCGGCTGGAGGTGAGCGGCGAGCTGGACTACGAGGAGAGCAGCGTGTACCAGGTGTACGTGCAAGCCAAGGACCTGGGGCCCAACGCCGTGCCGGCGCACTGCAAGGTGCTGGTGCGGGTGCTGGACGCCAACGACAACGCGCCCGAGATCAGCTTCTCCACCGTGAAGGAGGCGGtgagcgaggcggcggcgccgggcaccGTGGTGGCCCTCTTCAGCGTCTCGGACCGCGACTCGGAGGAGAACGGGCAGGTGCAGTGCGAGCTGCTGCAGGGCGACGCGCCCTTCCGCCTCAAGAGCTCCTTCAAGAACTACTACACCATCGTCACCGAGGGGCCGCTCGACCGCGAGCAGCCCGGCGGCGACGCCTACACCCTCACCGTGGTGGCGCGGGACCGCGGCGAGCCGCCGCTCAGCACCAGCAAGTCCATCCAGGTGCGGGTGAGcgacgtgaacgacaacgcgccgcgCTTCAGCCAGCCCGTCTACCAGGTCTACGTGAGCGAGAACAACGTGCCCGGCGCCTACATCTACGCCGTCAGCGCCACCGACCGGGACCAGGGCGCCAACGCCCAGCTCGCCTACTCCATCCTGGAGAGCCAGATCCAGGGCATGTCCGTCTTCACCTACGTCTCCATCAACTCCGAGAACGGCTTCCTCTACGCCCTGCGCTCCTTCGACTACGAGCAGCTCAAGGAGTTCAGCTTCCAGGTGGAGGCCCGCGACGCCGGCGAGGAGCCGCAGCCGCTGGCCGGCAACGCCACCGTCAACATCGTCGTGGTGGACcagaacgacaacgcgccggccATCGTCAGCCCGCTGCCCGGCCGCAACGGCACGCCGGCGCGGGAGGTGCTGCCGCGCGGCGCCGAGCAGGGCTACCTGGTGAGCCGCGTGGCGGCCGTGGACGCCGACGACGGCGAGAACGCCCGCCTCACCTACAGCATCGCCCGCGGCAACGAGGCCAGCCTCTTCCGCATGGACTGGCGCACCGGCGAGCTGCGCACGGCGCGCCGGGTGCCGGCCAAGCGCGACCCGCAGCGCCCCTACGAGCTGGTCATCGAGGTGCGCGACCACGGGCAGCCGCCGCTCTCCTCCACCGCCGCCATCCAGGTGGTGCTGGTGGACGGCGCGGCcgagcggcccggcggcggcggcggcggcggcctgggcgcgggggcgggcgcggggggcggcggcggtggcggcggcggcgagcatcGCCCCAGCCGCTCCGGGGGGGACACCTCGCTCGACCTCACCCTCATCCTCATCATCGCCCTGGGCTCCGTGTCCTTCATCTTCCTGCTGGCCATGATCGTGCTGGCCGTGCGCTGCCAGAAGGAGAAGAAGCTCAACATCTACACCTGCCTGGCCAGCGACTgctgcctgggctgctgctgctgctgcccctgctgcagcCGCCAGGCGCGGGCCCGCAAGAAGAAGCTCAGCAAGTCGGACATCATGCTGGTGCAGAGCTCCAACGTGCCCAGCAACCCGGCGCAAGTGCCCGTGGAGGAGTCGGGCAGCTTCGGCTCCCACCACCACAACCAGAACTACTGCTACCAGGTCTGCCTCACGCCCGAGTCCGCCAAGACCGACCTGATGTTCCTcaagccctgcagcccctcccgcagcacCGACACCGAGCACAACCCCTGCGGGGCCATCGTGACCGGCTACGCCGACCAGCAGCCCGACATCATCTCCAACGGCAGCATTTTGTCCAGCGAG acaaAACATCAGCGTGCGGAGCTCAGTTATCTAGTTGATAGACCCCGACGGGTAAACAG TTCTGCATTCCAGGAAGCAGACATAGTAAGCTCTAAGGACAGTGGTCATGGAGACAGTGAGCAAGGAGACAGTGATCACGATGCCACTAATCGAGGTCAATCCTCTG GCATGGATCTCTTCTCCAATTGCACGGAGGAATGTAAAGCACTGGGCCACTCAGATCGGTGCTGGATGCCTTCCTTCGTTCCGTCTGATGGACGCCAAGCTGCGGATTACCGCAGCAATCTGCACGTACCTGGCATGGACTCTGTTCCAGACACTGAAGTGTTTGAAACACCAGAAGCCCAGCCTGGGGCAGAAAGGTCCTTCTCTACCTTCGGCAAAGAGAAGGCCCTTCACAGCACTCTGGAGAGGAAGGAGTTGGATGGACTGCTGTCTAATACACGAGCGCCTTACAAACCACCATATTTGA
- the PCDH10 gene encoding protocadherin-10 isoform X2 — protein MIVLFLFALLWMVEGALCQLHYTVQEEQEHGTFVGNIAEDLGLDITKLSARRFQTVPNSRSPYLDLNLETGVLYVNEKIDREQICKQSPSCLLHLEVFLENPLELFRVEIEVLDINDNPPSFPEPDLTVEISESATPGTRFPLESAFDPDVGTNSLRTYEITPNSYFSLDVQTQGDGNRFAELVLDKPLDREQQAVHRYVLTAVDGGQPQQRTGTALLTIRVLDSNDNVPAFEQPVYTVSLPENSPPGTLVLQLNATDPDEGQNGEVIYSFSSHISARARELFGIAPRTGRLEVSGELDYEESSVYQVYVQAKDLGPNAVPAHCKVLVRVLDANDNAPEISFSTVKEAVSEAAAPGTVVALFSVSDRDSEENGQVQCELLQGDAPFRLKSSFKNYYTIVTEGPLDREQPGGDAYTLTVVARDRGEPPLSTSKSIQVRVSDVNDNAPRFSQPVYQVYVSENNVPGAYIYAVSATDRDQGANAQLAYSILESQIQGMSVFTYVSINSENGFLYALRSFDYEQLKEFSFQVEARDAGEEPQPLAGNATVNIVVVDQNDNAPAIVSPLPGRNGTPAREVLPRGAEQGYLVSRVAAVDADDGENARLTYSIARGNEASLFRMDWRTGELRTARRVPAKRDPQRPYELVIEVRDHGQPPLSSTAAIQVVLVDGAAERPGGGGGGGLGAGAGAGGGGGGGGGEHRPSRSGGDTSLDLTLILIIALGSVSFIFLLAMIVLAVRCQKEKKLNIYTCLASDCCLGCCCCCPCCSRQARARKKKLSKSDIMLVQSSNVPSNPAQVPVEESGSFGSHHHNQNYCYQVCLTPESAKTDLMFLKPCSPSRSTDTEHNPCGAIVTGYADQQPDIISNGSILSSETKHQRAELSYLVDRPRRVNSSAFQEADIVSSKDSGHGDSEQGDSDHDATNRGQSSGMDLFSNCTEECKALGHSDRCWMPSFVPSDGRQAADYRSNLHVPGMDSVPDTEVFETPEAQPGAERSFSTFGKEKALHSTLERKELDGLLSNTRAPYKPPYLTRKRIC, from the exons ATGATTGTGCTattcctctttgccttgctctggATGGTGGAGGGGGCCCTTTGCCAGCTCCATTACACCgtgcaggaagagcaggagcatGGCACGTTCGTGGGGAATATCGCCGAGGACCTGGGCTTGGACATTACAAAACTTTCGGCTCGCCGCTTCCAGACGGTGCCCAACTCCCGCAGCCCTTACCTGGATCTCAACCTGGAGACCGGGGTGCTCTACGTGAACGAGAAGATCGACCGGGAGCAGATCTGCAAGCAGagcccctcctgcctgctgcacctGGAGGTCTTCCTGGAGAACCCCCTGGAGCTGTTCCGGGTGGAGATCGAGGTGCTGGACATCAACGACAACCCGCCCTCCTTCCCGGAGCCCGACCTCACGGTGGAGATCTCGGAGAGCGCCACGCCGGGCACCCGCTTCCCCCTGGAGAGCGCCTTCGACCCCGACGTGGGCACCAACTCGCTGCGCACCTACGAGATCACCCCCAACAGCTACTTCTCCCTGGACGTGCAGACGCAGGGCGACGGCAACCGCTTCGCCGAGCTGGTGCTCGACAAGCCGCTGGACCGGGAGCAGCAGGCGGTGCACCGCTACGTGCTGACCGCGGTGGACGgcgggcagccccagcagcgcaCCGGCACCGCCCTGCTCACCATCAGGGTGCTGGACTCCAACGACAACGTCCCCGCCTTCGAGCAGCCCGTCTACACCGTGTCGCTGCCGGAGAACTCGCCGCCCGGCACCCTGGTGCTGCAGCTCAACGCCACCGACCCCGACGAGGGCCAAAACGGCGAGGTCATCTACTCCTTCAGCAGCCACATCTCGGCCCGCGCCCGGGAGCTCTTCGGCATCGCGCCGCGCACGGGGCGGCTGGAGGTGAGCGGCGAGCTGGACTACGAGGAGAGCAGCGTGTACCAGGTGTACGTGCAAGCCAAGGACCTGGGGCCCAACGCCGTGCCGGCGCACTGCAAGGTGCTGGTGCGGGTGCTGGACGCCAACGACAACGCGCCCGAGATCAGCTTCTCCACCGTGAAGGAGGCGGtgagcgaggcggcggcgccgggcaccGTGGTGGCCCTCTTCAGCGTCTCGGACCGCGACTCGGAGGAGAACGGGCAGGTGCAGTGCGAGCTGCTGCAGGGCGACGCGCCCTTCCGCCTCAAGAGCTCCTTCAAGAACTACTACACCATCGTCACCGAGGGGCCGCTCGACCGCGAGCAGCCCGGCGGCGACGCCTACACCCTCACCGTGGTGGCGCGGGACCGCGGCGAGCCGCCGCTCAGCACCAGCAAGTCCATCCAGGTGCGGGTGAGcgacgtgaacgacaacgcgccgcgCTTCAGCCAGCCCGTCTACCAGGTCTACGTGAGCGAGAACAACGTGCCCGGCGCCTACATCTACGCCGTCAGCGCCACCGACCGGGACCAGGGCGCCAACGCCCAGCTCGCCTACTCCATCCTGGAGAGCCAGATCCAGGGCATGTCCGTCTTCACCTACGTCTCCATCAACTCCGAGAACGGCTTCCTCTACGCCCTGCGCTCCTTCGACTACGAGCAGCTCAAGGAGTTCAGCTTCCAGGTGGAGGCCCGCGACGCCGGCGAGGAGCCGCAGCCGCTGGCCGGCAACGCCACCGTCAACATCGTCGTGGTGGACcagaacgacaacgcgccggccATCGTCAGCCCGCTGCCCGGCCGCAACGGCACGCCGGCGCGGGAGGTGCTGCCGCGCGGCGCCGAGCAGGGCTACCTGGTGAGCCGCGTGGCGGCCGTGGACGCCGACGACGGCGAGAACGCCCGCCTCACCTACAGCATCGCCCGCGGCAACGAGGCCAGCCTCTTCCGCATGGACTGGCGCACCGGCGAGCTGCGCACGGCGCGCCGGGTGCCGGCCAAGCGCGACCCGCAGCGCCCCTACGAGCTGGTCATCGAGGTGCGCGACCACGGGCAGCCGCCGCTCTCCTCCACCGCCGCCATCCAGGTGGTGCTGGTGGACGGCGCGGCcgagcggcccggcggcggcggcggcggcggcctgggcgcgggggcgggcgcggggggcggcggcggtggcggcggcggcgagcatcGCCCCAGCCGCTCCGGGGGGGACACCTCGCTCGACCTCACCCTCATCCTCATCATCGCCCTGGGCTCCGTGTCCTTCATCTTCCTGCTGGCCATGATCGTGCTGGCCGTGCGCTGCCAGAAGGAGAAGAAGCTCAACATCTACACCTGCCTGGCCAGCGACTgctgcctgggctgctgctgctgctgcccctgctgcagcCGCCAGGCGCGGGCCCGCAAGAAGAAGCTCAGCAAGTCGGACATCATGCTGGTGCAGAGCTCCAACGTGCCCAGCAACCCGGCGCAAGTGCCCGTGGAGGAGTCGGGCAGCTTCGGCTCCCACCACCACAACCAGAACTACTGCTACCAGGTCTGCCTCACGCCCGAGTCCGCCAAGACCGACCTGATGTTCCTcaagccctgcagcccctcccgcagcacCGACACCGAGCACAACCCCTGCGGGGCCATCGTGACCGGCTACGCCGACCAGCAGCCCGACATCATCTCCAACGGCAGCATTTTGTCCAGCGAG acaaAACATCAGCGTGCGGAGCTCAGTTATCTAGTTGATAGACCCCGACGGGTAAACAG TTCTGCATTCCAGGAAGCAGACATAGTAAGCTCTAAGGACAGTGGTCATGGAGACAGTGAGCAAGGAGACAGTGATCACGATGCCACTAATCGAGGTCAATCCTCTG GCATGGATCTCTTCTCCAATTGCACGGAGGAATGTAAAGCACTGGGCCACTCAGATCGGTGCTGGATGCCTTCCTTCGTTCCGTCTGATGGACGCCAAGCTGCGGATTACCGCAGCAATCTGCACGTACCTGGCATGGACTCTGTTCCAGACACTGAAGTGTTTGAAACACCAGAAGCCCAGCCTGGGGCAGAAAGGTCCTTCTCTACCTTCGGCAAAGAGAAGGCCCTTCACAGCACTCTGGAGAGGAAGGAGTTGGATGGACTGCTGTCTAATACACGAGCGCCTTACAAACCACCATATTTGA